In Betta splendens chromosome 22, fBetSpl5.4, whole genome shotgun sequence, the following proteins share a genomic window:
- the foxa2 gene encoding forkhead box protein A2 yields the protein MMLGAVKMEGHEHTDWSTYYGEPECYTSVGNMNTGLGMNSMNTYMSMSGMSTTANMTANSMNMSYVNTGMSPSMTGMSPGAGAMNGMGAGMTAMSAALSPSMSPMTAQPASMNALTSYTNMNAMSPIYGQSNINRSRDPKTYRRSYTHAKPPYSYISLITMAIQQSPSKMLTLAEIYQWIMDLFPFYRQNQQRWQNSIRHSLSFNDCFVKVPRSPDKPGKGSFWTLHPDSGNMFENGCYLRRQKRFKCDKKMGKDGGRKSGDGGSSNSSSESCNGNESPHSNASSGEHKRSLSDMKASQALSPEHAAASPVAQGQHLMSQHHSVLAHEAHLKPEHHYSFNHPFSINNLMSSEQQHHKMDLRTYEQVMHYSGYGSPVAGALSMGSMAGKAGLDSSSIPDTTYYQGVYSRPIMNSS from the exons ATGATGCTTGGAGCAGTTAAAATGGAAGGACACGAACACACCGACTGGAGCACCTACTACGGAGAGCCCGAG TGTTACACCTCAGTTGGCAACATGAACACGGGCCTCGGGATGAACTCGATGAACACCTACATGAGCATGTCCGGCATGAGCACCACCGCCAACATGACGGCCAACTCCATGAACATGTCCTACGTCAACACGGGCATGAGCCCCTCCATGACCGGCATGTCGCCGGGCGCCGGCGCCATGAACGGCATGGGCGCGGGCATGACGGCCATGAGCGCCGCCCTGAGCCCCAGCATGAGCCCCATGACCGCGCAGCCCGCGTCCATGAACGCCCTGACGTCCTACACCAACATGAACGCCATGAGCCCCATCTACGGACAGTCCAACATCAACAGGTCCAGGGACCCTAAGACCTACCGCAGGAGCTACACGCACGCCAAGCCGCCGTATTCCTACATTTCTCTCATCACCATGGCCATCCAGCAGTCTCCCAGTAAGATGCTGACACTGGCCGAGATCTACCAGTGGATAATGGACCTCTTCCCCTTTTACCGGCAGAACCAGCAGCGCTGGCAGAACTCCATCCGCCACTCGTTGTCGTTCAACGACTGCTTCGTCAAAGTGCCCCGATCCCCGGATAAACCCGGCAAAGGCTCCTTTTGGACGCTCCACCCGGACTCCGGGAACATGTTCGAGAACGGCTGCTACCTGCGGCGGCAGAAGCGCTTCAAGTGCGACAAGAAGATGGGCAAGGACGGCGGCCGCAAGTCGGGCGACGGCGGCTCCTCCAACAGCAGCTCCGAGAGCTGCAACGGCAACGAGTCCCCGCACTCGAACGCGTCGTCCGGCGAGCACAAGAGGTCCCTGTCGGACATGAAGGCGAGCCAGGCCCTGAGCCCGGAGCACGCGGCCGCCTCCCCGGTGGCACAGGGGCAGCACCTCATGTCGCAGCATCACTCGGTGCTGGCGCACGAGGCGCACCTGAAGCCCGAGCACCACTACTCCTTCAACCACCCCTTCTCCATCAACAACCTCATGTCctcggagcagcagcatcacaaaaTGGACCTAAGGACTTACGAGCAGGTGATGCATTACTCCGGCTACGGCTCCCCGGTCGCCGGGGCTCTTTCCATGGGCTCCATGGCGGGGAAAGCCGGTCTGGATTCGTCGTCCATACCGGACACGACTTACTACCAGGGCGTGTATTCCAGGCCGATCATGAACTCCTCGTAA